Proteins found in one Equus przewalskii isolate Varuska chromosome 20, EquPr2, whole genome shotgun sequence genomic segment:
- the LOC103545332 gene encoding olfactory receptor 7A17-like, giving the protein MEPGNDTQISEFLLLGFSEEPELQPLIFGLFLSMYLITVFGNLLIILATISDSHLHTPMYFFLSNLSFVDICFTSTTIPKMLWNIQTESKAITYEDCITQIYFFTLSAVLDIFLLTVMAYDRFVAICHPLHYTVIMNLRLCGLLVLVSWIMCILNSLLQSLMVLQLSFCTNLEIPHFFCELNQMVQLACSDTFINNMVMYFAAVLMGGGPFAGILYSYSKIVSCIRGISSAQGKYKAFSTCASHLSVVSLFYCTMLGVYLSSAATHSSHSSATASVMYTVVTPMLNPFIYSLRNKDIKRALKAFFVKETTKLS; this is encoded by the coding sequence ATGGAACCAGGCAATGATACacaaatttcagaatttcttctcttGGGATTTTCAGAAGAACCAGAATTGCAACCTCTCATATTTGGGCTTTTCCTCTCCATGTACCTGATCACTGTGTTTGGAAACCTGCTCATCATCCTGGCCACCATCTcagactcccacctccacacacccatgtacttcttcctctccaacttGTCCTTTGTAGACATCTGTTTCACTTCCACCACCATCCCAAAGATGCTGTGGAACATCCAGACAGAGAGTAAAGCTATCACCTATGAAGATTGCATCACgcagatttattttttcacactCTCTGCAGTGTTGGACATCTTTCTCCTGACAGTAATGGCCTATGACCGGTTTGTGGCCATCTGCCATCCCCTGCACTATACAGTCATCATGAACCTCCGGCTCTGTGGACTGCTGGTTCTGGTGTCCTGGATCATGTGTATCCTGAATTCCTTGTTACAAAGCTTAATGGTGTTGCAGCTTTCCTTCTGTACCAACTTGGAAATCCctcactttttctgtgaactgaATCAGATGGTCCAACTTGCCTGTTCTGACACATTTATTAATAACATGGTGATGTATTTTGCAGCTGTCCTGATGGGTGGTGGTCCTTTTGCTGGTATCCTTTACTCATACTCTAAGATAGTTTCCTGCATACGTGGAATCTCATCAGCTCAAGGGAAGTATAAAGCATTTTCCACCTGTGCATCTCACCTCTCAGTTGTCTCCCTATTTTATTGTACAATGCTAGGTGTATACCTTAGCTCAGCTGCTACTCACAGCTCACACTCAAGTGCAACAGCCTCAGTGATGTACACTGTGGTCACacccatgctgaaccccttcatctacagTTTGAGGAATAAAGACATAAAGAGGGCCCTGAAAGCCTTCTTTGTGAAGGAAACCACAAAATTATCTTAG